The nucleotide sequence TGGCGGGGCATCGCGTACAGCATTGTGATATTTTAGGACCTTATAAAGGTGGAACTCGTTACCATCCAGCTGTAACGCTGCGAGAAGTTTCGGCATTGGCAATGTTGATGACATGGAAGTGTGCTTTGCTGGGCATTCCCTACGGTGGAGCAAAAGGCGGAATTGCGATCGATCCTAGTCGCTATAGTGTGGGAGAACTAGAACGCATTACCAGGCGTTATACGAGCGAACTGATCAAGGATATTGGACCATCTGTAGATATTCCCGCCCCAGACATGGGGACTTCCGCACGGGAAATGGCGTGGATGATGGATACGTATTCTGTCAACGTCGGTCACGCCGTACCGGGGATCGTGACTGGAAAGCCGATTTCGGTAGGTGGATCGCGGGGTCGGGAAATGGCAACGGGACGAGGTACAATGATTGCCGTACGAGAGGCACTTGCCGAACGGGGTAAGTCTTTGGCGGGATCGCGAATCGCGATTCAAGGTTTTGGGAATGTTGGCGGTGCGGCGGCTTTGTTACTCCATCAAGCAGGTGCAAAAGTTGTTGCTGTGTCTACTGGCGCTGGGGGAGTCTATGCCGAAAATGGTTTAGATATTCCCGCACTTAAGAGTTTTGCGGCTCAAAATCACCGCAGTTTGAAGGGTTTTCCCAACGCCATGCCAATTAGTAATGCTCAGTTGCTAACTTTGCCCTGCGACGTGCTGATTCCTGCTGCATTGGAAAATCAGATTACTGAAGATAATGCTAACCAAATTCAAGCTGAGATCGTCGCAGAAGCAGCGAATGGACCGACAACCCTAGAAGCAGACCGCATCTTAGAAGCGCGAGGGATAACAGTATTACCCGATATTCTGGCAAATGCTGGCGGAGTCGTGGTGAGTTACTTGGAATGGGTGCAAGGGCTGTCTTATGTATTTTGGGATGAGGAGCGCGTCAACCGAGAATTAGAACACTTGATGGTGCAAGCATATCAGCAAGTGTCTCAAAAATCTCGGCAGCGGGAAATATCCTTGCGAGGGGCTGCATATATGCTGGGTGTCGGTCGTGTTGCTCAAGCACTCAGCGATCGCGGTTTGTATCCATAATATTTTTATATCTAAATTCAGGCTTGTGTAGGGGCGCACAGACGTGCGCTTCTACTGTTATGAAGGCGTGATAGATCGTGCTTCTACAAAGCAAACTCATCAAACTTAACTACATCTGAACCCGGGGATCGCGTGTCAAATCGATAGCTGCTAATCGTACCTGTTGCCGTATTGAAAATACTAAAAACTGTAATATCGTTGCTGGCAATATAAGGCTGTGGTTCGCCGTCTTCACCTCGTAAAGGAGCAATCGTCGGTACTATAGGTTGTAATCCATTTGGATCGCCTAGCCCAATATAATCCTCATCATTGCCGGGTGGAACTTTTCGCCTTTTATTTCCCACAGATGCACCGTAAGTATTGCCAACATTCGATGTTTCTAAAAAGTGCGTACCATTGTTACTAATAAAACGATTCCAGAGATGAGAATGCCCGTAAAAAACTAATTGCACCCCAGCTGCCTCTAACAAAGGTACGACATCGCGAATGATGTAATCTGATTCTATAGGGTATTCGTATCGCACTGCTGTAAGGCTACCATCCGTAGCGCGATCGCGAATTTGTACCGGATCGGTATAAGCAGGAACGATATTATCTCCTAAAGAATGGGGCGGATGGTGGAACATGACAATCTTGTATTTCGCTTGTTGGAATTCCTGACTTTTAAGTTCCGCTTCCAACCAGTTATATTGCGGACTACCTTTGGCAATTTCACCAAAAATGACTTGTCCGTAGCCCCACTTTTCAGGGCGATCTAGATCTTGTTGGCGTTCTTGGTACTTTCCTCTTACATCTGGCGTGAGATTGTAAGACCGCCACATATTTGTCACGTACAGCACTACTAAGCGCACATCACCAAAAGTAATGGCGTAGTATGTCTTTCCGCCTGAACTCGTTTGAGGAAGCGTAAAAATTTCTTCGTATGTATTCGTATTAAAGGAACGATCCTTCAACCATTGTTCTGTTTGAGTTTCTGTTTGTTCAGAATAAAGTTTTTTAGCGATCGCGCGCGGAATAGAACTCTCGAATTCTTCATCCAAACTGCTACCACTGCCATATCTACCCATTACCTCATGATTGCCGATCGCGGGAAATATAGGAGCATTTTGAGCGATCGCCCCACCGCGATACACTGTCTTAGCAATCTCGTATTTTGCCCTTCCTTGCAAGCAGGGAAAAAACGCACCGCCACGATGATCGTCGAACCATTCGGAAGCGCGATCGGGAATATTAATTAAATCTCCAGCAAAGAAAACCCCATCTACTCTCCCTACCATCTCTACTACTTTTTGCAAGTTTGCTGCTGTCATCGGTTTGAGTTGATGATCCGAGGTGAGTAAAATTTTGAGTGCCGTTCCAGATTCAGGCAGGGAAGCAAGGGTATATTCACCGCTACTGACTGTCGTGCCATCTTCACGCACGCTAGACACGCGATAGGGGACGCGCACGCCAGCACTTAACCCCGTCACTTCTGCTTCGTGTCGCCAAATATCTCGCAGTTTGATGTTTTGGTATTGTTCGGTTTCAGTTAGTGCGCCGACATGGGACTCTCGATCTTCTCGCGTGCGGCTGAGTTTAACTGTAGAGGCGATCGCAGTTTGTTTCAGTCCTGCACCATAAGCAACCGCGTGCTGACTGCCTGCAAATTCTGTAAACCAAACCACCCGTACAGAGTTGGCAGTTGGTAGTTGTAAAAATGGCTCTGTAAGTAACTGGGGTGGTGCAGGTTGCATCGCTGGCTCTCTGTTGAGTAGCACTCCTAGCAGCGTCAGCATCAAGATTAGCAAAAAACCAATAATGGCGAAGATGGCAAAACGAAGCGCTTTCGGCAGTGCATTCCACCCGACTCTCGACTCTCCTAGCCTTGACCGAGTAGAAAACATCATTTCTTTAAAGTATAGTGGTGCATCTTCATCATTTCTTGATGACAGCAAGATAGAGTAAGTTTTACAGTTTATATAGAGTAAACAAGCAAAAGTTTACTAGACACCAAACCGAATATCCCCAGCTCTAATACTATACTTAAGTAATTATCGTTAAGCATAAACCCGTCGGTAATCTAATTTACCCACGGGTTTTATAATTTGTGGTCATCGATCCTTGGTCGTTTGTCTTTTGTGAGTCGTGAGTCACTGCTAACGCTAAATCAACCCTCCTAGAAACTCTACATAACTTATCAGAGTTGACTTGATAGCTGTCTTTGGCAATTCACAAATGACCAATGACAAAAGACGAATGACAAATTCTGTATCATAAACTACTGCAAGCAGGCACTCAGGTAATTGTTAAAATTAGTTACCAATAGCAGCGAGCTTTCTAGAAATCTTGCTGCCCCCACTTCTCTCTCTCATCTATATTTCAATCTACAGGAGTGTTTCGCGTGAATGCAGCCGAGCAAGCGATTAATCTGGAGTTTACAAGTAAGATTGCTACGGTGGTAAATTTACTCAAAGCAGAGTTTCCTGAAATTAGAGCCGATCTCAAACCTTGGACAAATGACCCAGAAACTTTGGAGTTGGTAGATCCAGACTCAATCGATATTGGCTTTCATTTTCCTGGTTGGAGTAAAGCGTTTCAGAGTCGCAGTATCTTAATTCAAATTCGGTTTTATCAAGATCCTCTTAGCGATGTCCGGCGTTGCATCGGCGTGGAAGCGGCTGGATTCGATCATCGTGGCAAACAGTGGCAATTTTCTACTGTTGAGGAATGGCGTTGTGAAGGCGAAATAAAACCCAAACCGGAATCTAGGGACAAGTTAAAGCAGATTTGCCGCAAGATCATGGAGGTATTTAATAGTCAAGGGAGTAGAGAGCAGTGACCAGTTACCAGTTACCAGTTACCAGTGACTAGTTACCATTTCATTCCGACTTCTGACTTCTGACTACTATTTTTTGAATTTTGAATTGCTCCCTCAATTCTCTTTCCCGACTTCCGACTCTCGACTCCCGACTTCCCCAGAAGCGCAGCCACAATCGGCAGTATATACTGTCTGATATGTCGTATCGCGTTTGCCAAATAGAGTGTAGCGGTTATCGCGAATTTGCTCGTAAGTGCGATCGCCGATCCATTTTAAGCCAGGTAGAGAACGATAAGCATTGACAAATATTTCACCCATCGGTAATAGTCTGCCAATTTCTTCAGCGGCAGCTGTACCTTGCCAACGACGATTGGGAGTATTAGCATCAATTAAAATCATCCCCAATTCGCAATCTTGAGATGTAATCCCCCACTGTTGCAAGGCAGTTTCATCTTGCATGGATACATAGCGAAATTTTTGTCCTTGGTCTAGTTTTTCTAATAATTGAACCAGAGTAGTACAAAGATTGCAATTGCCATCAAAGATAACGATATATTGGTTCATTGGCGTGGTAATAGGTAATGGGAAGTTGTAAGTCGTAAGTTGGAATTAGCTGATAACTGATAACTGATAACTGAATTAGATCCGAAAAACGGGCTGGTCGGGATGAGCGGGATTGGGAATTAAACGCTGATTTTTACAGTCTACTAGTAAATCTAATGTTTCTAATACAGTTTGACCAATTAAGACTTCATCCCCAGTTACTAACACCGCTTCAGTTGTTTCCCGTCCCATAATTTCAATAATTACAGGGCTAGTTATTCCTACCATTTCCTCTCTACCATCAGCATATTTCGCAAGCTGCTGAGCGCGAATTCTTAATCCTAATTGCTGCACGATCGCCATAGGTACAACAGTGCGAACTGCACCAGTGTCTACTAGTGCTTCAATCTCATACACGCGCAATCTATCGGGATTCAGTAATCCTCGACTAATTAAATCTTCATCAACAGCATTCGTAAGCTTGACTGGTACTCGGACTGCTCCCATATGCTCGCTAACTGCAACATCAATTCGATTGAAACTTATCATAATTTAATTGCCTCTCTCATAAAGACTTTACTTTTTGATGATTTTATGGTAGCTCTGACAAAATATATTAGGCAGACAATTTAGACGAAAAACAAGGTATAAATTAAGTAATTTGCATGAGTCTGTGCTGTTCGATTTTAGTGGCGGAAATAACTAAATAGATACTCTTAAAAGTTCGAGAGCTATATAGAAAACTCAGAAATAGAGTGTACGGGCTGGTCATAGTGTCCTCACAGCAAGCAGAAAAACGACATGAGCCAAGAAATCCTGGGAATTCACCATGTAACTGCGATCGCCTCAGACCCACAAAAAAATCTCAATTTCTACGCAGGGTTTTTGGGGCTGCGTCTAGTCAAAGTTACTGTCAATTTTGACGATCCTGAAACGTACCACTTCTATTACGGCGATGAATTAGGACGACCTGGTACGATTATGACGTTTTTTGTCTGGTCTGATGCGCCCAAGGGTCGCCAAGGAACGGGACAAGCGACGATTGTATCCTTTGCCATTCCCCAAGCATCGTTAGGTTATTGGATCGAGCGTTGTATTAAATATGGCATCCGCTATGAAAGTCCTGAAGAACGGTTTGGCGAGTCTGTCTTGAGTTTT is from Scytonema millei VB511283 and encodes:
- a CDS encoding Glu/Leu/Phe/Val family dehydrogenase, with the protein product MVSTSPLPLETPSPAHICPYDQACSYLEQAAKELRLDQNLLVMLSHPRKVITVSIPVKLDSGEVQVLAGHRVQHCDILGPYKGGTRYHPAVTLREVSALAMLMTWKCALLGIPYGGAKGGIAIDPSRYSVGELERITRRYTSELIKDIGPSVDIPAPDMGTSAREMAWMMDTYSVNVGHAVPGIVTGKPISVGGSRGREMATGRGTMIAVREALAERGKSLAGSRIAIQGFGNVGGAAALLLHQAGAKVVAVSTGAGGVYAENGLDIPALKSFAAQNHRSLKGFPNAMPISNAQLLTLPCDVLIPAALENQITEDNANQIQAEIVAEAANGPTTLEADRILEARGITVLPDILANAGGVVVSYLEWVQGLSYVFWDEERVNRELEHLMVQAYQQVSQKSRQREISLRGAAYMLGVGRVAQALSDRGLYP
- a CDS encoding thiol-disulfide oxidoreductase DCC family protein, which codes for MNQYIVIFDGNCNLCTTLVQLLEKLDQGQKFRYVSMQDETALQQWGITSQDCELGMILIDANTPNRRWQGTAAAEEIGRLLPMGEIFVNAYRSLPGLKWIGDRTYEQIRDNRYTLFGKRDTTYQTVYTADCGCASGEVGSRESEVGKEN
- a CDS encoding purple acid phosphatase family protein, with the translated sequence MLTLLGVLLNREPAMQPAPPQLLTEPFLQLPTANSVRVVWFTEFAGSQHAVAYGAGLKQTAIASTVKLSRTREDRESHVGALTETEQYQNIKLRDIWRHEAEVTGLSAGVRVPYRVSSVREDGTTVSSGEYTLASLPESGTALKILLTSDHQLKPMTAANLQKVVEMVGRVDGVFFAGDLINIPDRASEWFDDHRGGAFFPCLQGRAKYEIAKTVYRGGAIAQNAPIFPAIGNHEVMGRYGSGSSLDEEFESSIPRAIAKKLYSEQTETQTEQWLKDRSFNTNTYEEIFTLPQTSSGGKTYYAITFGDVRLVVLYVTNMWRSYNLTPDVRGKYQERQQDLDRPEKWGYGQVIFGEIAKGSPQYNWLEAELKSQEFQQAKYKIVMFHHPPHSLGDNIVPAYTDPVQIRDRATDGSLTAVRYEYPIESDYIIRDVVPLLEAAGVQLVFYGHSHLWNRFISNNGTHFLETSNVGNTYGASVGNKRRKVPPGNDEDYIGLGDPNGLQPIVPTIAPLRGEDGEPQPYIASNDITVFSIFNTATGTISSYRFDTRSPGSDVVKFDEFAL
- a CDS encoding clan AA aspartic protease — translated: MISFNRIDVAVSEHMGAVRVPVKLTNAVDEDLISRGLLNPDRLRVYEIEALVDTGAVRTVVPMAIVQQLGLRIRAQQLAKYADGREEMVGITSPVIIEIMGRETTEAVLVTGDEVLIGQTVLETLDLLVDCKNQRLIPNPAHPDQPVFRI